Proteins encoded by one window of Fodinicurvata sediminis DSM 21159:
- a CDS encoding PAS domain-containing protein, translated as MLQALEEEYRHLIGLWKEARRGQGVPTREHFDPMTLRGLVSRVHLLEFEGQDKLIFRLSGTNEQARLGEDPKGEDYLAIVDAPARAYLLQNMHTTLFHPAGLVVTTEEIHADGSRIPTRFIALPLRDARRGRDQVIALVSEKGPKQYLQVTFPVPRDREWHDEVIAVETVDLGNGIPDIPIYKREALSS; from the coding sequence ATGCTACAGGCGCTTGAAGAGGAATATCGCCATCTGATCGGTCTCTGGAAGGAGGCGCGCAGAGGGCAGGGCGTGCCCACACGCGAGCATTTTGACCCCATGACCTTGCGCGGCCTCGTCTCCCGGGTTCACTTGCTGGAATTCGAGGGCCAGGACAAGTTGATCTTTCGTCTTTCGGGCACAAACGAACAGGCGCGTTTGGGAGAGGATCCAAAAGGGGAAGATTACCTGGCTATAGTTGATGCTCCAGCACGCGCTTACCTGCTACAGAACATGCACACTACGCTGTTTCATCCGGCTGGCCTGGTCGTCACGACGGAAGAGATCCATGCAGACGGAAGCCGTATACCCACGCGCTTCATTGCCTTGCCCCTGCGGGATGCGAGACGCGGGCGCGACCAGGTGATTGCGCTGGTGAGCGAAAAGGGTCCCAAGCAGTATCTCCAGGTTACGTTTCCGGTGCCGCGCGATCGTGAGTGGCACGATGAGGTGATTGCCGTTGAAACCGTGGATCTGGGCAACGGAATACCGGACATCCCCATTTACAAGCGTGAAGCCCTATCCTCTTGA
- a CDS encoding nucleoside deaminase, producing MIDATDHAHLKRCIELATEALEAGDEPFGSVLVSGEGEILAEDHNRVSSGDQTRHPEFALARWAAANMTPEARAGATVYTSGEHCPMCAAAHGWVGLGRIVYASSSRQLRSWLAEMQVPPAPVRALSIQEVVPGLEVEGPVPDLAEQVRSLHQRRHQF from the coding sequence ATGATTGATGCAACTGACCATGCGCACCTGAAGCGCTGCATTGAACTTGCGACAGAGGCGCTTGAGGCCGGAGACGAGCCCTTTGGCTCGGTGCTTGTCTCTGGCGAGGGCGAAATTCTGGCCGAGGATCACAATCGCGTGTCCTCCGGGGACCAGACTCGCCATCCGGAATTCGCCCTGGCGCGCTGGGCGGCCGCCAACATGACGCCGGAAGCACGGGCCGGCGCGACGGTCTATACTTCAGGCGAGCATTGCCCCATGTGTGCAGCGGCGCATGGTTGGGTCGGGCTGGGACGGATCGTCTATGCCAGTTCGTCCCGGCAACTCAGGTCATGGCTGGCGGAGATGCAGGTTCCACCTGCGCCTGTCCGGGCTTTGTCGATCCAGGAGGTGGTTCCCGGACTGGAGGTCGAAGGCCCAGTGCCCGATTTGGCTGAGCAGGTTCGCAGCTTGCATCAAAGGCGGCACCAATTCTGA
- a CDS encoding catalase: MAGKDQKPTTTDAGIPVSSDEHSLTVGPDGPILLQDHYLIEQMANFNRERIPERQPHAKGGGAFGRFEVTQDVSKYTKAAVFQPGTKTETLIRFSTVAGERGSPDTWRDPRGFSLKFYTSEGNYDMVGNNTPVFFLRDPLKFQHFIRSQKRRADTNLRDHDMQWDFWTLSPESAHQVAWLMGDRGIPKTWRHMNGYSSHTYMWVNAKGEKFWVKYHFKTDQGVDHLTQEEADRLAGEDGDYHMRDLYNAIERKEYPSWTLYMQIMPFHEAETYRFNPFDLTKVWPHADYPLIEVGRLTLDRNPTDYHTEIEQAAFEPNNLVPGIGVSPDKMLLGRLFSYTDAHRARMGVNYKQIPVNRPKAPVHSYSKDGAMRVENVSDPVYAPNSKGGPAADPERYPEDTTWEASGEFVRAPYSKRKDDDDFGQAGTLVREVMDDAARDRLVSNVVGHLKGGVSEPVLERAFEYWRNIDQDIGERIKKGVKGG, encoded by the coding sequence ATGGCGGGCAAGGACCAAAAGCCGACAACAACGGATGCGGGGATACCGGTTTCCAGTGATGAACATTCGCTGACGGTTGGGCCGGATGGCCCGATCCTGTTGCAGGATCACTACCTGATCGAACAGATGGCGAACTTCAATCGGGAGCGGATCCCGGAACGTCAGCCACATGCCAAGGGTGGCGGCGCCTTCGGTCGCTTCGAAGTGACCCAGGATGTCAGCAAATACACCAAGGCGGCGGTGTTCCAGCCAGGCACGAAAACCGAGACGCTTATCCGCTTCTCGACGGTTGCCGGCGAACGCGGCAGTCCGGATACCTGGCGCGATCCGCGCGGCTTTTCGCTGAAATTCTATACCAGCGAAGGCAACTATGACATGGTCGGCAACAACACGCCGGTCTTTTTCCTGCGCGACCCACTTAAGTTCCAGCACTTCATCCGCTCGCAGAAGCGCCGGGCAGATACCAACCTGCGCGACCATGACATGCAGTGGGATTTCTGGACCCTCTCGCCCGAGTCTGCCCACCAGGTGGCCTGGCTGATGGGGGATCGCGGTATCCCCAAGACCTGGCGCCACATGAATGGCTATTCCAGCCACACCTACATGTGGGTGAACGCCAAGGGCGAGAAGTTCTGGGTGAAGTATCACTTCAAGACCGACCAGGGTGTCGACCACCTGACCCAGGAGGAGGCCGACCGCCTGGCCGGCGAGGATGGTGATTACCACATGCGCGATCTCTATAATGCGATCGAGCGCAAGGAGTATCCGAGCTGGACGCTCTACATGCAGATCATGCCGTTCCACGAGGCCGAGACCTACCGCTTCAATCCCTTCGATCTTACCAAGGTCTGGCCGCATGCTGACTATCCCTTGATCGAAGTGGGCCGGTTGACGCTGGACCGCAATCCGACCGACTACCACACCGAGATCGAGCAGGCGGCCTTCGAGCCCAACAACCTGGTGCCGGGTATCGGGGTCAGCCCGGACAAGATGCTTTTGGGGCGTCTCTTCTCCTATACTGATGCGCATCGGGCGCGCATGGGCGTCAACTACAAGCAGATTCCGGTGAATCGTCCCAAGGCGCCTGTCCACAGCTATAGCAAGGATGGTGCGATGCGGGTCGAGAACGTTTCCGATCCCGTATATGCGCCAAACTCGAAGGGCGGGCCGGCGGCCGATCCTGAACGCTATCCCGAGGACACGACCTGGGAGGCCAGTGGAGAGTTCGTGCGTGCGCCCTACAGCAAGCGCAAGGACGACGACGATTTCGGCCAGGCCGGGACACTGGTACGTGAGGTCATGGACGATGCCGCGCGCGACCGACTGGTCTCCAACGTTGTGGGACATCTGAAGGGTGGCGTGTCCGAACCGGTCCTGGAACGTGCCTTCGAGTATTGGCGCAACATCGACCAGGATATTGGCGAGCGCATCAAGAAGGGCGTGAAGGGCGGCTGA
- a CDS encoding branched-chain amino acid ABC transporter permease, with protein MLNALLSGDLPRSRALTLILLAILIGLAFAPFLFPGTRSLNTAATICVFIVLVASYDLLLGYTGVVSFAHTMFYGIGAYGVAIVLDVWPTSWGGMVLGSLAGLAVSIALAFIIALFSLRVRAIFFAMVTLAVASAFMILASQLSGLTGGEDGLSYRVPRELGPAFKLIDTEVLGVKIDGRLLNYYLVFLASAGLVLLLLRFVNAPFGRVLQAIRENTFRAEAIGYRTVIYRTIAVCLSAGVASLAGSLMAIWLKYTGPDTTLSLTIMIDILLMLVIGGMGSIYGAVLGATLFILARNYLQNLMDIGATALGDVPLLPGLIDPDRWLLWLGVLFILSVYFFPTGIVGRLRAGR; from the coding sequence ATGCTGAACGCTCTTCTCTCCGGCGACCTGCCACGCAGCCGTGCGCTGACGCTCATCCTGCTGGCGATCCTGATCGGCCTCGCCTTCGCGCCTTTCCTGTTCCCGGGCACGCGCTCGCTCAACACCGCAGCGACGATCTGTGTCTTCATCGTTCTGGTGGCCAGCTATGACCTGCTGCTCGGCTATACCGGCGTGGTCTCCTTCGCCCATACCATGTTCTATGGCATCGGCGCCTATGGTGTTGCTATCGTGCTCGACGTCTGGCCGACAAGCTGGGGCGGCATGGTCCTTGGCAGTTTGGCGGGATTGGCGGTTTCGATCGCCCTTGCTTTCATCATCGCACTGTTCTCGCTGCGCGTGCGGGCGATCTTCTTTGCCATGGTGACACTGGCAGTCGCCAGTGCCTTCATGATTCTTGCCTCGCAGCTTTCGGGGCTGACCGGCGGCGAGGACGGCCTCAGTTACCGTGTGCCACGGGAACTGGGGCCCGCCTTCAAGCTGATCGACACGGAGGTCCTCGGCGTCAAGATCGACGGCCGGCTGCTCAACTACTACCTGGTCTTCCTCGCCTCCGCCGGTCTCGTCCTGCTGCTGCTGCGCTTCGTCAACGCGCCCTTCGGCCGGGTCCTGCAGGCGATCCGTGAGAACACCTTCCGCGCCGAGGCGATCGGCTACCGCACGGTCATCTACCGCACCATCGCGGTATGCCTATCCGCCGGCGTGGCCTCCCTGGCCGGATCTCTGATGGCGATCTGGCTGAAATACACCGGCCCCGACACCACGCTCAGTCTGACCATCATGATCGATATCCTGCTAATGCTGGTGATCGGCGGCATGGGCTCCATCTACGGCGCCGTTTTGGGCGCCACACTGTTCATCCTGGCCCGCAACTATCTGCAGAACCTGATGGACATCGGTGCTACAGCGCTGGGCGATGTGCCGCTGCTGCCGGGTCTCATCGATCCCGACCGCTGGCTGCTCTGGCTCGGCGTTCTGTTCATCCTCAGCGTCTACTTCTTCCCCACCGGCATCGTCGGGCGCCTGCGGGCGGGTCGATAG
- a CDS encoding branched-chain amino acid ABC transporter permease, which yields MTDQTASQTENATPRAPFTERLGAWVPYLLVPAFLILGYVLIGSGPTWATLTLAGLAMGMMIFVMASGLTLVFGLMDILNFGHGAFISIGAFVGATVLLQATGWTGADSVLLNLGAVLPAMLAAMLVAGGLGYVFERVIVRPVYGAHLKQILVTMGGLIVAEELIRLIWGPDAIPLPRPEALTGAWVYGMVAIEKYRVYSVILGLVIFLALLWVLGRTRIGLLIRAGVENGEMVEALGYRIRLLFILVFVAGSALAGLGGVMWGLYEQIITAQMGLDVLILVFIVVIIGGLGSVQGCFIGALLVGLMANYTGYLVPKVALGSNILLMVAVLMWRPQGLLPVNKH from the coding sequence ATGACCGACCAGACCGCCAGCCAGACCGAAAACGCCACACCGCGTGCGCCGTTTACCGAACGGCTCGGGGCCTGGGTGCCCTATCTCCTCGTCCCGGCCTTCCTCATCCTCGGCTATGTCTTGATCGGCAGCGGCCCGACCTGGGCCACGTTGACCCTGGCCGGACTGGCCATGGGAATGATGATCTTCGTCATGGCCTCGGGGCTCACCCTGGTCTTCGGCCTGATGGACATTCTCAATTTCGGACACGGCGCCTTCATCTCCATCGGCGCCTTCGTCGGGGCCACGGTCCTGCTGCAGGCCACAGGGTGGACGGGTGCGGATTCCGTGTTGCTCAATCTCGGTGCGGTGCTCCCGGCCATGCTGGCGGCCATGTTAGTCGCCGGCGGCCTCGGTTATGTCTTCGAGCGGGTCATCGTGCGGCCGGTCTATGGCGCGCACCTGAAGCAGATCCTGGTGACCATGGGCGGACTGATCGTGGCCGAGGAGCTGATCCGCCTGATCTGGGGCCCCGACGCCATTCCGCTGCCCCGCCCGGAAGCCCTCACGGGCGCCTGGGTGTATGGCATGGTGGCCATCGAAAAATACCGCGTCTATTCCGTGATCCTCGGCCTCGTCATCTTCCTGGCCCTGCTCTGGGTCCTGGGGCGCACGCGGATCGGCCTGCTGATCCGCGCCGGGGTCGAGAACGGCGAGATGGTCGAGGCGCTCGGTTACCGCATCCGCCTGCTCTTCATCCTGGTGTTCGTCGCCGGCTCGGCGCTGGCCGGCCTGGGCGGCGTGATGTGGGGCCTCTACGAACAGATCATCACCGCCCAGATGGGGCTCGACGTCCTGATTCTGGTCTTCATCGTCGTCATCATCGGCGGCCTCGGCTCGGTGCAGGGCTGTTTCATCGGCGCACTGCTGGTCGGGCTGATGGCCAACTACACCGGCTACCTGGTGCCCAAGGTGGCGCTCGGCTCCAACATCCTGCTGATGGTGGCGGTGCTGATGTGGCGGCCGCAAGGCCTGCTGCCGGTCAACAAGCATTGA
- a CDS encoding ABC transporter ATP-binding protein, with protein sequence MPEPLLHLEGVHTHIGQYHILQGVDLTVPAGGLTMLLGRNGAGKTTTLRSIMGLWQPSQGKVVFDGAEISGMATADIARQGIAYVPENMGLFSNLTVQENMVLAARKGPMDEARLDWIFRLFPALRKFWRLPAGNLSGGQKQMLAIARAIAEPRRLLLVDEPTKGLAPSIVEALIEAFLDLKRSKTTILLVEQNFHMACAVGDSVAVMDDGHVVHGGAMAELAEDEALQQRLLGLSLDTES encoded by the coding sequence ATGCCTGAGCCATTGCTGCACCTCGAGGGCGTCCACACCCACATCGGCCAGTACCATATCCTCCAAGGTGTCGATCTCACCGTGCCGGCCGGGGGCCTCACCATGCTGCTGGGCCGCAACGGCGCCGGCAAGACCACCACACTGCGCAGCATCATGGGTCTCTGGCAGCCCTCTCAGGGGAAGGTCGTCTTCGACGGCGCCGAGATCAGCGGCATGGCAACAGCGGACATCGCGCGCCAGGGCATTGCCTATGTCCCTGAGAACATGGGTCTCTTCAGCAACCTGACGGTCCAGGAGAACATGGTCCTGGCCGCCCGCAAGGGGCCCATGGACGAAGCGCGCCTTGACTGGATCTTCCGGCTCTTCCCGGCGCTTAGGAAATTCTGGCGGCTGCCGGCCGGGAATCTATCCGGGGGCCAGAAGCAGATGCTGGCGATCGCGCGCGCCATCGCCGAGCCGCGACGCCTGCTACTGGTCGACGAACCGACCAAGGGCCTCGCCCCCTCGATCGTCGAGGCCCTGATCGAGGCATTTCTGGATCTCAAGCGCAGCAAAACCACGATTCTTCTCGTCGAGCAGAACTTCCACATGGCCTGCGCCGTCGGCGACAGCGTCGCGGTGATGGACGACGGCCACGTCGTCCATGGCGGGGCCATGGCCGAACTCGCCGAGGACGAGGCCCTGCAGCAGCGCCTCCTCGGCCTCAGCCTGGATACAGAGTCATGA
- a CDS encoding ABC transporter ATP-binding protein, whose protein sequence is MPASSPPVLETENLTIRFGGHVAVDSVSCRYESGSLTAIVGPNGAGKTTYFNMISGQLKASTGQVRLYRKDITGLSAPARTHRGIGRAFQLTNLFPNLSVLENVRLAIQSRRGIGLNLLTRASSFGSLIEEAETLLDRTNLLERAGETAAALPHGGQRRLEVAVLLALEPDVLMFDEPTAGMSADEVPVILDLIREIKGDRTKTILLVEHKMDVVRSLADRIIVLHNGALVADGPPDEVIASPIVQEAYLGVRKSHA, encoded by the coding sequence ATGCCCGCATCCAGTCCCCCTGTGCTCGAGACAGAGAACCTGACGATCCGCTTCGGCGGCCATGTCGCCGTGGATTCCGTCTCCTGCCGTTACGAGAGCGGCAGCCTGACCGCCATTGTCGGCCCCAACGGCGCGGGCAAGACCACCTATTTCAACATGATTTCCGGCCAGCTGAAGGCGAGTACCGGACAGGTGCGCCTGTACAGGAAAGACATCACCGGTCTGAGCGCGCCGGCACGCACCCATCGCGGAATCGGCCGCGCCTTCCAGCTGACCAACCTGTTTCCCAACCTGAGCGTGCTGGAGAACGTGCGCCTGGCGATCCAGAGCCGGCGCGGCATCGGCCTCAACCTCCTGACACGCGCCAGTTCCTTCGGCAGCCTGATCGAGGAGGCCGAAACCTTGCTGGACCGCACCAACCTGCTCGAACGCGCCGGCGAAACGGCCGCGGCCCTGCCGCACGGCGGCCAGCGCCGCCTCGAGGTCGCCGTATTGCTGGCCCTGGAGCCCGACGTTCTGATGTTCGACGAACCCACGGCCGGCATGAGCGCCGACGAGGTGCCGGTCATTCTCGACCTGATTCGCGAGATCAAGGGCGACCGGACCAAGACCATCCTGCTGGTCGAACACAAGATGGACGTGGTGCGCTCGCTCGCTGACCGCATCATAGTGCTGCACAACGGTGCCCTTGTTGCCGACGGCCCGCCCGACGAGGTCATCGCCTCGCCCATCGTCCAGGAAGCCTATCTCGGTGTGAGGAAGAGCCATGCCTGA
- a CDS encoding substrate-binding domain-containing protein, with amino-acid sequence MQRLLSSLAAATAAAGLLASGSALAQDPIKIAHVYGKTGAYEAYAEQSHNGLMMGLEYATDGTMEIGGRPIEVIEKDTQLKPDLGKTLLAEAYGDDEVTLAVGAVSSGVALAMLPVAQEYEKILLVEPAVADSITGEAWNRYIFRTGRNSSQDAIANAVALGQEGNCIATLAQDYAFGRDGVAAFKEALVDTDARLIFEEYAPQDATDFTAHAQRLFDELNAAENCERKIIWVVWAGGGNPVGKIKALAPERFDIELASGGNILAAMAAYKELPGMEGATYYYYEIPENEMNDWLVEEHFARHNEPPDFFTAGGMSAGVAIVEALRQAESTETEDLIAAMEGMEFMTPKGTMRFREEDHQALQAMYHFKIRVEDDVDWGIPELVRTLEIEDMDIPIRNDR; translated from the coding sequence ATGCAGAGACTACTATCAAGCTTGGCGGCAGCAACAGCCGCCGCAGGACTCTTGGCAAGCGGCAGCGCACTTGCCCAGGATCCCATCAAGATCGCCCATGTCTATGGCAAGACGGGGGCCTACGAAGCCTATGCCGAACAGTCCCACAACGGATTGATGATGGGACTCGAGTACGCCACCGACGGCACCATGGAGATCGGCGGCCGGCCCATCGAGGTGATCGAAAAGGACACCCAGCTGAAGCCGGACCTCGGCAAGACCCTACTGGCCGAGGCCTACGGAGATGACGAGGTCACCCTGGCGGTGGGCGCCGTGTCCTCCGGCGTCGCGCTCGCCATGCTGCCGGTCGCCCAGGAGTACGAGAAGATCCTGCTGGTCGAGCCGGCGGTCGCCGATTCCATCACCGGAGAGGCGTGGAACCGTTACATCTTCAGGACCGGGCGCAACTCCTCCCAGGACGCCATCGCGAACGCGGTCGCCCTCGGCCAGGAGGGCAACTGTATCGCCACCCTGGCCCAGGACTATGCCTTCGGCCGCGACGGCGTCGCCGCCTTCAAGGAGGCGCTCGTCGACACGGACGCGCGCCTGATCTTCGAGGAATATGCCCCGCAGGATGCCACGGACTTCACGGCCCACGCGCAGCGCCTCTTCGATGAGCTGAACGCGGCCGAGAACTGCGAGCGCAAGATCATCTGGGTGGTCTGGGCCGGCGGCGGCAATCCCGTCGGGAAGATCAAGGCCCTGGCCCCTGAGCGTTTCGACATCGAGTTGGCCTCCGGCGGCAACATCCTGGCCGCGATGGCAGCCTACAAGGAACTTCCGGGCATGGAAGGGGCCACCTATTACTACTACGAGATCCCGGAAAACGAGATGAACGACTGGCTTGTCGAGGAGCACTTCGCGCGCCACAACGAACCGCCGGACTTCTTCACGGCCGGTGGCATGTCGGCCGGCGTCGCCATCGTGGAGGCCCTGCGCCAGGCCGAAAGCACCGAGACCGAAGACCTGATCGCCGCCATGGAGGGCATGGAGTTCATGACGCCCAAGGGCACCATGCGCTTCCGCGAGGAGGATCACCAGGCCCTGCAGGCCATGTACCACTTCAAGATCCGAGTCGAGGACGACGTGGATTGGGGCATTCCCGAACTCGTTCGCACCCTCGAGATCGAGGATATGGACATCCCCATCCGCAACGACCGGTGA
- a CDS encoding phosphate acetyltransferase — translation MKTGDSVSTTRIFDADAIAGYEALSGSSHATGDVPEPLIGGLFSYLLGAELPGFGTNYLKQTLDFVGTAEVGTPLTASVTITRIRPEKDLVDLATLCRDGEGRRICEGRALVLMKDVGHRVSGATGQTEQQ, via the coding sequence ATGAAAACCGGCGACTCTGTCAGCACCACCCGTATCTTCGATGCCGATGCCATTGCCGGCTACGAGGCCCTCAGCGGATCATCACACGCCACAGGCGATGTGCCGGAACCGCTGATCGGCGGCCTGTTCTCCTATCTGCTGGGTGCCGAACTGCCCGGATTCGGCACGAATTACCTGAAACAGACCCTGGATTTCGTCGGCACAGCAGAGGTGGGCACGCCGCTGACGGCGAGCGTCACCATCACGCGCATCCGGCCGGAGAAGGATCTTGTGGACCTGGCAACCCTCTGCCGCGACGGCGAAGGACGCAGGATCTGCGAAGGCCGGGCCCTGGTGCTGATGAAGGACGTCGGCCACCGCGTCTCCGGTGCGACAGGACAAACGGAACAACAATAA
- a CDS encoding MaoC/PaaZ C-terminal domain-containing protein: protein MTAATSLPTAGTLFTSERQFTQAEFDRFAVISGDDNPIHVDPVFAAETRFGRTVAHGMLLYTALRGLIATHFPGMQQVSQNLMFPAPTFAGEIVRLEVEVLDHPTEEECRLATRILRTTDGTLTLDGETRIVRGKEEG, encoded by the coding sequence ATGACCGCCGCTACGTCCCTGCCCACCGCCGGCACGCTCTTCACGTCCGAACGCCAATTCACCCAGGCCGAGTTCGACCGCTTCGCCGTGATCAGCGGCGACGACAACCCGATCCACGTCGACCCCGTCTTCGCGGCGGAAACCCGCTTTGGGCGCACGGTCGCCCACGGCATGCTGCTCTACACGGCGCTGCGTGGACTGATCGCAACCCACTTTCCGGGTATGCAGCAGGTTTCGCAGAACCTCATGTTCCCCGCACCGACCTTCGCCGGCGAGATCGTGCGACTGGAAGTGGAGGTGCTCGACCATCCCACAGAGGAGGAGTGTCGTCTCGCCACGCGGATCCTGCGCACGACAGACGGAACGCTGACCCTGGACGGAGAAACGCGCATTGTGCGCGGTAAGGAGGAAGGGTGA
- a CDS encoding acyl-CoA synthetase, with protein sequence MFQVFDFAAKRASLLPDKMAMHEVATGRSVTYRQLNERAERFAAALRRCGVEPGERVAILCHNCIAFFEILFGCGKAGVILTPLNWRQTASELTPVVKDCAPRFLLHDTATAELAGKLADGCALPLIPLEETQGTDSYEDLLTAEETPSWPPRVEERDPEAPWYMLYTSGTTGTPKAVIQTFGMALANYINIAQPTHLTGADTTPCYLPLFHTAGINLHTLPTLICGGSVKVLPGFDADRLLDLIDGGELTALLAVPAVYQALSLHERFVEIELTRVRSWSAGGAPLPDHILHSYAKRGAYIQQGFGMTESGPTTFLMDAENVTRKPGSIGKPQLLVEARIVNSEGREVADGEAGELLLRGPNITPGYWNRSEVTAKTIVEGWLHSGDVARRDNDGYFYLVDRIKDMFISGGENVYPAEVEAILGAHPQLLEVAVVGVPDEKWGEVGHAYLRPRPGEEVNLESIVAYCREHLASYRIPKRFFVVEDFPRTPAGKVQKHVLRAQFQSESVPSTGTGGAQ encoded by the coding sequence GTGTTCCAAGTCTTCGATTTCGCCGCCAAACGCGCAAGCCTGCTACCGGACAAGATGGCCATGCACGAGGTCGCAACCGGTCGAAGCGTCACCTATCGCCAGCTCAACGAGCGCGCCGAGCGCTTCGCCGCGGCCCTGCGCCGTTGCGGCGTCGAACCCGGCGAGCGCGTTGCCATCCTCTGCCACAACTGCATCGCCTTCTTCGAGATCCTCTTCGGCTGCGGCAAGGCCGGAGTCATCCTGACGCCACTCAACTGGCGCCAGACCGCAAGCGAACTGACGCCAGTGGTCAAGGACTGCGCGCCGCGCTTCCTGCTGCACGACACGGCCACGGCCGAACTCGCCGGCAAGCTGGCCGATGGGTGCGCCCTGCCGTTGATCCCGCTGGAGGAAACGCAGGGTACGGACAGCTACGAAGACCTGCTCACCGCCGAGGAAACGCCGAGCTGGCCGCCGCGCGTCGAGGAACGCGATCCCGAAGCTCCCTGGTACATGCTCTATACCTCAGGCACCACCGGCACGCCCAAGGCGGTGATCCAGACCTTCGGCATGGCGCTGGCCAACTACATCAACATCGCCCAGCCAACCCATCTCACCGGTGCCGACACCACGCCCTGCTATCTGCCGCTTTTCCACACAGCCGGCATTAACCTCCATACCCTGCCCACTTTGATCTGCGGCGGCTCCGTCAAGGTGCTGCCCGGTTTCGACGCCGACCGGCTACTCGATCTGATCGACGGCGGCGAGTTGACGGCGCTGCTTGCCGTGCCGGCCGTCTATCAGGCCTTGAGCCTGCATGAGCGCTTCGTGGAGATCGAACTGACCCGGGTGCGTAGCTGGAGTGCCGGCGGCGCGCCGCTGCCCGATCACATCCTCCACAGCTACGCCAAGCGCGGCGCCTACATCCAGCAGGGGTTCGGAATGACCGAGTCCGGGCCAACGACCTTCCTGATGGATGCCGAGAACGTCACCCGCAAGCCCGGCTCCATCGGCAAGCCGCAACTCCTGGTCGAGGCGCGGATCGTCAACAGTGAAGGCAGGGAGGTTGCCGACGGCGAGGCGGGCGAACTGCTTCTGCGCGGGCCGAACATCACACCCGGCTACTGGAATCGGTCGGAGGTCACCGCCAAGACCATCGTCGAGGGCTGGCTGCACAGCGGCGACGTCGCACGGCGGGACAACGACGGTTATTTCTACCTGGTCGACCGCATCAAGGACATGTTCATCTCAGGCGGCGAGAACGTCTATCCGGCCGAGGTCGAAGCGATACTGGGCGCTCACCCACAACTGCTGGAGGTTGCCGTGGTGGGCGTGCCCGACGAGAAGTGGGGCGAGGTCGGCCATGCCTATCTACGCCCCCGTCCTGGCGAAGAGGTTAACCTGGAGTCTATCGTCGCCTATTGCCGCGAGCATCTTGCCAGCTACCGCATTCCCAAGCGCTTCTTCGTGGTCGAGGACTTCCCGCGCACACCGGCCGGCAAGGTACAGAAGCACGTGCTGCGCGCGCAATTTCAAAGCGAGAGCGTCCCTTCCACCGGGACAGGAGGGGCGCAATGA
- a CDS encoding enoyl-CoA hydratase/isomerase family protein: MSGNLVLCEIDSGTARLTLNRPERHNSLVPELLEDLLDAIAEVRRDNSVRVVVLAAEGRSFSTGGDLATFHDAEDMAVYGERIVGQLNEAILALLDLPLPVIARIQGPVTGGSLGLVLAADLVVLAEEAFIAPYYVEVGFSPDGGWSALLPERIGHARAAEIQLLNRQVDAEEAGRLGLAHAVVPAGTLDSQVNDWVEILSSKVQGGLHATKARLLAPARRAAIAQALEAERRGFIEQAARPETRAGVARFLGRAV; the protein is encoded by the coding sequence ATGAGCGGCAATCTGGTCCTCTGCGAGATCGACAGCGGCACCGCCCGCCTGACCCTCAATCGACCGGAGCGGCACAACAGCCTGGTGCCGGAGCTGCTGGAAGACCTGCTGGACGCCATTGCCGAGGTCCGCCGGGACAACAGTGTGCGTGTCGTGGTGCTGGCCGCGGAAGGCCGAAGCTTCTCCACCGGCGGCGATCTCGCCACTTTCCACGATGCCGAGGACATGGCGGTCTATGGGGAACGGATCGTTGGCCAGCTGAACGAAGCGATCCTGGCACTGCTCGACCTGCCTCTGCCCGTGATCGCCCGCATCCAGGGACCGGTTACCGGCGGCTCCCTGGGCCTGGTTCTCGCCGCCGACCTCGTCGTCCTGGCCGAAGAGGCCTTCATTGCGCCCTACTACGTCGAGGTCGGCTTCAGTCCCGACGGCGGCTGGAGCGCGCTGCTGCCCGAACGGATCGGGCATGCCCGGGCCGCCGAGATCCAGCTGCTGAACCGTCAGGTGGACGCCGAGGAAGCAGGTCGCCTCGGCCTCGCCCACGCAGTGGTGCCAGCCGGAACCCTGGACAGCCAGGTAAATGACTGGGTCGAGATACTCTCGAGCAAGGTTCAGGGCGGCCTGCACGCCACCAAAGCGCGACTGCTCGCCCCCGCCCGACGCGCCGCAATCGCTCAGGCCCTCGAGGCTGAGCGCCGTGGTTTCATTGAACAGGCCGCCCGACCGGAAACCCGCGCCGGTGTCGCGCGGTTCCTCGGCCGGGCCGTCTAG